ATTGCGGGTATCGCGCGTTTTCTGTAAGTCGGGCATCTGGCTCATATTCATTCAACCTCGATAGCGTAGGCAACCGGATCTTTGTAACCGGCCTCGCGAAAACCCTTGAGTCGCAATTGACAGGAATCACAGGTGCCACAGGCAAGATCGTCGGCGGTCGGGTCATAGCAGGAGTGGGTCAGGCTGTAGTCGACACCAAGGCTGGTCCCGAGAGTGATCGTCTCTGCCTTGGTCAAGCTAATCAGTGGCGTATGGATTTTCAAGCCTTTCTGCTCAACTCCCGATTTCGTTGCCAGGTTGGCCATTGCTTCATAGGCGGCAATATATTCCGGCCGGCAGTCGGGATAACCGGAGTAATCGAGGGCATTGACGCCGATAAAAATATCATTCGCCCCGAGAACCTCGGCCCAGGCCAGGGCATAGGAGAGGAAGATGGTATTGCGTGCCGGGACATAGGTCACCGGGATGGCATCATCGATCGGCCGGCCTTTCGGAACTTCGACGTCGGCGGTCAGGGCGCTGCCGCCGAACTGGCGCAGATCGATATCGACCACCCGGTGCTCAACCGCTCCGATCCGGGGGGCATACTCTTTCGCCTTGACGAGTTCAACTGAGTGACGCTGGCCGTAGGAGAAGGAGAGGGCGCAAGGTGAGAACCCTTCGCTTCTGGCAATCGCCAGGCAGGTCGTCGAATCGAGACCGCCGCTGTAAAGGACCACTGCTTTTTTCAATCTCAACATACTCCGGATAGATATTGCATCGAAACCATCAATAAACTTCGAAAAAGGGTCCGGTTCCCAGGCGGTGAACCTTCATCAGGTTCGTCGTTCCCGGATCCGACACCGGGCTGCCCATGGTAATGACGACGACATCACCACGCTCGAGTTCGCCCGAATCGAGTACCGCTTTTTCGACCGACCGGATCTGCGCCTCGGTATCACCTTCGATGTCGACCCGGATCGAGCGGACCCCGCGATAAAGAGCCATGCGCCGGCGTACCGCCTGGGTCGGAGTGACCGCATAAATCGGCAGATAGGGGCGATACTTGGCGACCAGCGCCGCCGTGCTGCCGGTCTGGGTAAAGGCGAGAATAGCTGACGCTTCAACGGCCTCGGCCGTCCGGCAGGCAGCCTGTCCGATCGCTTCCGGGAGTTCCCGGTAGCCCTTGGCTTCCGAGATCGGGTGGAAGCCTCTCGACAACAGCTGCGAATCGGTTTCGACATCGACTGCGACCCTGA
The Desulfuromonas sp. DNA segment above includes these coding regions:
- the queC gene encoding 7-cyano-7-deazaguanine synthase QueC; the encoded protein is MLRLKKAVVLYSGGLDSTTCLAIARSEGFSPCALSFSYGQRHSVELVKAKEYAPRIGAVEHRVVDIDLRQFGGSALTADVEVPKGRPIDDAIPVTYVPARNTIFLSYALAWAEVLGANDIFIGVNALDYSGYPDCRPEYIAAYEAMANLATKSGVEQKGLKIHTPLISLTKAETITLGTSLGVDYSLTHSCYDPTADDLACGTCDSCQLRLKGFREAGYKDPVAYAIEVE